The following proteins come from a genomic window of Macaca thibetana thibetana isolate TM-01 unplaced genomic scaffold, ASM2454274v1 unplaced_scaffolds237, whole genome shotgun sequence:
- the LOC126947404 gene encoding keratin, type I cytoskeletal 19-like → MQNLNDRPASYLDKVHALEAANGELEVKIRDWYQKQGPGPSRDYSHYDTTIQDLRDNILGATIENSRIVLQIDNARLAADDFRTKSETEQALRMSVEADINGLRRVLEELTLARTDLEMQIEGLKEELAYL, encoded by the coding sequence ATGCAGAACCTCAACGACCGCCCGGCCTCCTATCTGGACAAGGTGCACGCCCTGGAGGCGGCCAACGGCGAGCTGGAGGTGAAAATCCGCGACTGGTACCAGAAGCAGGGGCCCGGGCCCTCCCGTGACTACAGCCACTACGACACCACCATCCAGGACCTGCGGGACAACATTCTTGGTGCCACCATTGAGAACTCCAGGATTGTCCTGCAGATCGACAATGCCCGTCTGGCTGCAGATGACTTCCGAACCAAGTCTGAGACGGAGCAGGCTCTGCGTATGAGCGTGGAGGCCGACATCAACGGCCTGCGCAGGGTGCTGGAGGAGCTGACCCTGGCCAGGACTGACCTGGAGATGCAGATCGAGGGCCTGAAGGAAGAGCTGGCCTACCTGTAG